In Gemmatimonadales bacterium, the sequence TACCGGCGAGCGCCCGTGGAGTTGAGGCTCGGAGCCGAGTGACGCGAGCTCGGACCGGAGGGTTACGAGCCGCCCCTCGACTTCGACCCGTTCAGTATCGAGCCGGCCGAGTCGCGCTTCTTCGGTCGCGATCGCGGTCAGCAGCTCGTCGCATCGCGAGCCTGGCGTCGGGTCCTGCCCGGAGTGTTCGGGCGTCACGGGCGATTCACGCGTCGTCGCGCACCGAGCGCGCGTTCGATCAGGCGCGTGGCGAGGAACATGACGCTCGCCTGCGGCCGAGCATCCGACTGGCCTTCTACCGCGTCGAGGGGGATGAAGCCGTACTTCGCGTAGAATCCCACCGCGTCTGGCTTGGCATCTACGACGACGCCGACGCACCCGTAGTCTTTCGCCATGCGGAGGGCGAGTTGGCACACGAAGCGTAGAAGCTGGGCGCCGAGCCCCTGGCCCCGCGCCGAGCGGTCGACGGCCAGCCGCGCGAGCCGGAGCACCGGCAGGGGGTACCGCGGCAACTTCTTCCGGGCCGTGGCCGGCAGCCCGTCAACCTCGACGTGGCCCGGAGCGACGGTCGCGAAGCCGAGGATGCGGCGATCCTCTGCCACGACGTACGTGACTCCGACATAGTGCCTGAACTGGTTCTGTCCCGCGAACCGGTGGAGGAACCGATCGAGGTCAGGATCGCCGGATTGGAACTGCGAACGGTCGTCGTCCTCGCCGAGCGCCCTAATCTCCATCGCGCATCAGGTGGCGGAGCGCCTCCGTGGGCTGGCCCGCTTCCATCTCCCTCACCATAGTCGCGCCGCTCTCTCGGGTAACGACGATCCTGGGATGGACGATGACGTCCGCCGGCAACTCCTGCAGGGCCTGGAGATGGTGGCGGAGCGCCTGCTCTACGAGGTGGCCCTTCTTGACACCGGTCGCCCGCACGTGGCGTTCCAACAACTGCTTGGTCGTGGGCGAGACGAACGCCGAGATCTGGGTTGCGGTCTTCACGGGGCACCTCGCGGGGGATTGCCGAACTTCTGGTATACCAGCAAGAATCTACATTTTTGTAGACGCCCAGGTCAAGCCGACCCCGCTACTCCACCAC encodes:
- a CDS encoding GNAT family N-acetyltransferase yields the protein MEIRALGEDDDRSQFQSGDPDLDRFLHRFAGQNQFRHYVGVTYVVAEDRRILGFATVAPGHVEVDGLPATARKKLPRYPLPVLRLARLAVDRSARGQGLGAQLLRFVCQLALRMAKDYGCVGVVVDAKPDAVGFYAKYGFIPLDAVEGQSDARPQASVMFLATRLIERALGARRRVNRP